In a genomic window of Siniperca chuatsi isolate FFG_IHB_CAS linkage group LG1, ASM2008510v1, whole genome shotgun sequence:
- the ddx28 gene encoding probable ATP-dependent RNA helicase DDX28, whose translation MHSVKVGYLAASRALCLSRIHCPEFVKSSSCCRVRCSVSQARFSQTAATPEETAVIRIPRYMQKRVDDVKQTRGKNKINTIKAGKLLIQSKNPDLNQSAGYILGKFEQPFLCSKGWKHNKSFGDYFTINNIKTAAPCVAENQKEDVEQKTSVTFNNLRICKELVEALDNMNITHPTTVQLQTIPKVMKGQNILCAAETGSGKTLSYLLPIVHRLQADKESEMYAESAHKVRTVVLVPSRELAEQVAAVSRTLCDPFGLITRTVGGGRGVGHIKMVFKGDQPDILVATPGAMVKALRRRCLDLSELSFFVVDEADTMFDPSFSDMLENILLHTNIASDPKETRGPGHKAQLLLVGATFPGGVGEVLSQVTDLSSMVVIKSKMLHFLMPHVKQTFLKVKGADKILELHQALKLLQQEKGEGAVVVFCNKSATVNWLGYSLEDMGVQHARLQGEMPAAVRAGIFRSFQKGTVDVLICTDIASRGLDTSQVHLVVNYDFPESHTDYIHRAGRVGRAGGVEDGEVLSFVTHPWDVELVQKIETAARRRTCLPGMESGIHEPKPKVVEAEK comes from the coding sequence ATGCACTCTGTGAAGGTCGGCTATTTGGCTGCGTCGAGAGCTCTCTGCTTAAGTAGGATTCACTGTCCTGAGTTTGTTAAATCATCGTCTTGCTGTCGTGTTCGTTGTTCTGTTAGTCAGGCTCGCTTTAGTCAAACAGCAGCCACGCCAGAAGAGACCGCAGTTATTCGTATCCCTCGCTACATGCAGAAGCGCGTTGACGATGTGAAACAGACTCGAGGCAAAAACAAGATCAACACCATCAAAGCTGGCAAGCTCCTGATCCAGAGCAAGAACCCTGATCTGAACCAGTCGGCTGGATACATACTTGGAAAGTTCGAGCAGCCCTTTCTCTGCTCGAAAGGATGGAAACACAACAAGTCGTTCGGTGACTATTTTACCATCAACAACATCAAGACTGCTGCACCTTGTGTTGCTGAAAATCAGAAGGAGGACGTCGAACAGAAAACATCGGTGACATTTAATAACCTCCGCATCTGCAAGGAGCTGGTGGAAGCTTTGGACAATATGAACATTACCCACCCCACCACTGTACAGCTGCAGACCATCCCAAAGGTTATGAAAGGTCAGAACATTCTTTGTGCTGCAGAGACGGGCAGTGGAAAAACACTGAGTTACCTCCTGCCTATTGTTCACAGACTGCAGGCTGATAAGGAATCAGAGATGTACGCTGAGAGCGCGCACAAGGTTCGCACTGTGGTTCTTGTGCCTTCCAGAGAGCTAGCTGAGCAAGTGGCGGCTGTGTCCAGGACTCTGTGTGATCCGTTTGGCTTGATAACAAGGACTGTGGGTGGTGGGCGAGGTGTAGGACACATCAAGATGGTCTTTAAGGGGGATCAGCCAGATATTTTGGTGGCAACACCAGGTGCTATGGTCAAGGCCCTGCGGAGACGCTGCCTGGACTTGAGCGAGCTGAGCTTCTTCGTGGTAGACGAGGCTGACACTATGTTCGACCCCAGCTTTTCTGATATGCTGGAGAACATCCTGCTCCATACAAACATTGCTAGTGATCCCAAGGAAACACGAGGCCCGGGGCATAAAGcccagctgctgctggtggggGCCACCTTCCCTGGTGGTGTCGGGGAAGTGCTCAGCCAGGTGACAGACCTCAGCAGCATGGTGGTTATCAAGAGCAAGATGCTGCACTTCCTCATGCCGCATGTCAAGCAGACGTTCCTAAAGGTAAAGGGCGCTGACAAGATCCTGGAGCTCCACCAAGCCCTGAAGCTGCTCCAGCAAGAAAAAGGAGAGGGCGCTGTTGTGGTGTTCTGCAACAAGTCTGCCACCGTCAACTGGCTGGGGTACTCGCTGGAGGACATGGGGGTGCAGCACGCACGTCTGCAAGGGGAGATGCCCGCTGCCGTGCGTGCAGGAATCTTCCGCTCCTTCCAGAAGGGCACGGTCGATGTGCTGATATGCACAGATATTGCTTCACGCGGCCTGGACACATCCCAAGTGCACTTGGTTGTCAACTATGACTTCCCAGAATCCCACACAGATTACATCCACAGAGCAGGGAGGGTGGGAAGAGCAGGAGGGGTGGAGGACGGGGAGGTGCTCAGCTTCGTCACTCATCCGTGGGATGTGGAGCTGGTGCAGAAGATTGAGACTGCTGCACGTAGGAGAACTTGTCTGCCAGGGATGGAATCTGGTATACATGAGCCAAAACCCAAAGTAGTAGAGGCAGAGAAATAg